A genomic window from Leptospiraceae bacterium includes:
- a CDS encoding radical SAM protein gives MKVLILDFYVDEPACFGVPPYISPYVRYTAGALVCGGLQEENIDYLSVDALRENAFQLEEEYGSIFLIMGSTVPGKYLGGRIGTVADLYKFLENLYKQNKHAVCIIGGPIRYASSEIKEEIKKRRGILVRGDIEHYAEIYPSLKKEQFKEKFIDNPLKQKRTYDDVNRYAKSGAFITLKHPNYPYLILELETYRGCTRDIYCSFCTEAFYGRPSFRDIAGILQEVKELYNLGNSYFRLGRQADIMTYLPNMQDFSNSFPRPNPENLLKLYRGIRETAPNLKLLHLDNINPGLIATFPKESAEILDIISEYNTEGDTAAMGLESMDPLVIQKNDLKCSPEEAKLAIRLVNKYGAKRKNGIPKLLPGLNFIGGLPGEDKNTFKKNYEFLKDLLEEGLLLRRINIRQVILYDKTKAARMGNKVNTILENRFAYYRDKIRKEIDEPMLKITYPSGSILENVILEQKNNGYYLGRQLGSYPITVKIPAPKNELPLKNKPVNILITGHAERSIKGLSYPINPNSLTDLCYREIPGISKTLASKTILSSPFSNEKEFAEKAPEAYHHTIKLTKEIIFH, from the coding sequence TTGAAAGTTCTTATTCTTGATTTTTATGTAGATGAACCTGCCTGCTTCGGAGTTCCACCTTATATATCTCCCTATGTTCGGTATACAGCAGGAGCCCTCGTTTGCGGAGGATTACAGGAAGAAAATATTGATTATCTTTCTGTTGATGCATTACGAGAAAATGCATTCCAATTAGAAGAAGAATATGGATCTATTTTCTTAATCATGGGCTCAACGGTTCCCGGCAAATATTTGGGAGGGAGAATAGGAACGGTAGCAGACTTATATAAATTTTTAGAAAATTTATATAAACAAAACAAACATGCAGTTTGTATCATTGGAGGACCAATTCGCTATGCTTCTTCTGAAATTAAAGAAGAGATAAAGAAGAGAAGAGGTATTTTAGTACGAGGCGATATTGAGCACTATGCAGAAATATATCCTTCCCTTAAAAAGGAACAATTCAAAGAGAAGTTCATAGACAATCCACTAAAACAAAAAAGAACCTACGATGATGTAAACCGTTATGCAAAAAGTGGTGCTTTTATCACTTTAAAACATCCAAATTATCCTTATTTAATCTTAGAATTAGAAACTTATAGAGGTTGTACTCGAGATATATACTGCTCCTTTTGTACAGAGGCTTTTTACGGAAGGCCCAGCTTTCGTGATATAGCAGGGATACTTCAAGAGGTTAAAGAACTATATAATTTGGGAAACAGCTATTTTCGACTTGGAAGGCAAGCTGATATCATGACTTATCTTCCTAATATGCAGGATTTCTCAAATTCTTTTCCGAGGCCCAATCCGGAAAACTTATTAAAACTTTATAGGGGAATTCGAGAGACCGCACCTAATTTAAAGCTATTACATTTAGACAATATAAATCCCGGTTTAATCGCCACCTTCCCCAAAGAGTCAGCTGAAATACTCGATATTATCAGTGAATACAATACTGAAGGGGATACGGCAGCAATGGGTTTAGAATCCATGGATCCTCTAGTTATTCAAAAAAATGACCTGAAGTGTTCACCAGAAGAAGCCAAATTAGCAATCCGGTTGGTAAATAAATATGGTGCAAAAAGAAAAAATGGAATTCCCAAACTACTTCCAGGGTTAAATTTTATCGGAGGACTCCCCGGAGAAGATAAAAATACATTTAAAAAAAATTACGAGTTTCTAAAAGACCTATTAGAAGAAGGCCTTCTTTTGAGAAGAATTAATATTAGACAGGTGATCTTATACGACAAGACAAAGGCAGCCCGTATGGGAAATAAGGTAAATACTATATTAGAAAATCGCTTTGCATACTATCGAGATAAAATTCGCAAAGAAATTGACGAGCCCATGCTGAAGATAACTTACCCTTCCGGTTCTATTCTGGAAAATGTAATCCTCGAACAAAAAAACAATGGCTATTATCTGGGAAGGCAGCTCGGAAGTTATCCAATAACGGTAAAAATACCGGCTCCGAAAAATGAACTTCCATTAAAAAATAAACCTGTAAATATTCTAATTACGGGTCATGCAGAACGATCGATCAAAGGGCTTTCCTATCCCATAAACCCAAACTCTCTTACAGATCTTTGTTATCGAGAAATCCCCGGTATCAGCAAAACTCTCGCTTCTAAAACGATTTTGTCCTCTCCTTTTTCAAATGAAAAAGAGTTCGCAGAAAAAGCTCCGGAAGCCTATCATCATACAATAAAACTTACTAAGGAGATAATATTTCACTAA
- the ispH gene encoding 4-hydroxy-3-methylbut-2-enyl diphosphate reductase, producing the protein MLKKVYLANPKGFCAGVKYAISYVENVHEMYQDETIYVRKEIVHNRRVVEDMQKKGIHFVNELNEVPDNSIVIFSAHGVSPEIHKMAKEKKLRIGDATCPLVNRVHRKARRIKDTHQIIYIGHKGHDEAVGTMGEADMFLVETIEDVEKLKDKIDPKKPLTYLMQTTLSVADTKEVVKKIIELFPFVEQPDKDDICYATTERQEAVVQMVDHIDAILVIGASNSSNSLRLVQLAQKNKPNSFRLSSADDLKKEDILSKNISVLGITAGASTPQVLIDEIIDKLRSFFPDAEVGFFPGSREDGMSFRLPRELLKE; encoded by the coding sequence ATACTTAAAAAAGTTTATCTTGCTAATCCGAAAGGTTTTTGTGCGGGAGTGAAATATGCAATTAGTTATGTTGAAAATGTCCATGAAATGTATCAGGATGAAACAATTTATGTTCGTAAAGAAATCGTTCATAATCGCAGAGTAGTTGAAGATATGCAAAAAAAAGGAATCCATTTTGTAAATGAGTTAAATGAAGTTCCGGATAATTCTATAGTAATTTTTAGTGCTCATGGTGTTTCACCTGAAATTCACAAAATGGCCAAAGAAAAAAAACTTCGCATTGGAGATGCCACCTGCCCCCTGGTTAACAGGGTTCACAGAAAAGCCAGACGTATTAAAGATACCCATCAAATTATCTATATCGGCCATAAAGGGCATGATGAAGCGGTAGGAACAATGGGTGAGGCTGATATGTTTCTGGTTGAAACCATAGAAGATGTAGAAAAGCTTAAAGATAAGATAGATCCAAAGAAACCTCTGACCTACTTAATGCAAACCACATTATCTGTGGCAGATACGAAAGAAGTAGTTAAAAAAATTATTGAACTATTTCCATTTGTCGAGCAACCGGATAAAGATGATATCTGTTATGCTACAACCGAGAGGCAGGAAGCCGTAGTTCAAATGGTAGACCACATAGATGCTATACTGGTTATTGGTGCATCGAATAGCTCCAATTCCTTACGCCTGGTTCAACTGGCACAAAAAAATAAACCAAATTCTTTTCGCTTGAGTTCCGCAGATGATTTAAAAAAAGAAGATATACTTTCTAAGAATATTTCGGTTCTTGGAATTACTGCGGGTGCATCTACTCCCCAGGTTCTTATTGATGAAATTATTGATAAGCTTCGTTCTTTCTTTCCCGATGCTGAAGTAGGTTTCTTTCCGGGTTCAAGAGAAGATGGTATGAGTTTTCGGCTTCCCCGTGAATTATTAAAGGAATAA